One Hyphomicrobium sp. CS1GBMeth3 DNA segment encodes these proteins:
- a CDS encoding NfeD family protein, producing MTTLTDFLYSLGPWNWVIFGVLLMVLETIIPGVYFAWFGISAVIVGALVFATGEALSQPWQLVLFATISVLTVLAVRRFANLQGVESEDRDLNQRSAQYFGRIVVVEDAISGGRGRVRVGDTLWPASGADAPKGARVRITGAHGTVFTVEPIAE from the coding sequence ATGACCACCCTGACCGATTTTCTCTACAGCCTCGGCCCATGGAACTGGGTCATCTTCGGCGTGCTCCTGATGGTGCTGGAGACCATCATTCCCGGCGTCTATTTCGCCTGGTTCGGCATCTCGGCCGTCATCGTCGGCGCGCTCGTGTTCGCAACCGGCGAGGCCCTGAGTCAACCGTGGCAACTCGTGCTATTCGCCACTATCTCCGTCTTGACCGTCCTGGCAGTCCGCCGCTTCGCCAACCTACAAGGTGTCGAAAGCGAGGACCGCGACCTGAACCAGCGCAGCGCCCAATATTTCGGACGCATCGTCGTGGTCGAGGATGCGATCTCGGGCGGCCGCGGCCGCGTGCGCGTCGGCGACACGCTCTGGCCCGCCTCGGGTGCCGACGCACCGAAGGGCGCCCGCGTGCGTATCACCGGAGCCCACGGCACCGTTTTCACCGTCGAGCCCATCGCCGAATAA
- a CDS encoding SPFH domain-containing protein — protein sequence MLGFEAFGLILIVLAAAVLWSTVKVVPQGYHYTVESFGRFTRTLTPGLHFLVPMVERVGHHVNVKEQVIDIPSQDVITRDNAMVRVDGVAFFQVLNAAKSAYEVDNLEHAIVNLTMTNIRTVMGSMDLDDLLSNRDKINAQLLTVVDQATESWGVKVTRIEIKDIAPPRDLIDAMARQMKAEREKRAQILESEGLRAAAILKAEGEKQAVVLEAEGRREAAYRDAEAREREAEAEAKATAVVSDAIAKGNVQAINYFVANNYVKALEELAKAPNQKIIMMPLEASSVIGSLAGLAQITGEAFGPKPSQPPTPTGRGGSVPSSRG from the coding sequence ATGTTGGGCTTCGAGGCCTTCGGGCTGATCTTGATCGTGCTCGCGGCCGCCGTGCTGTGGTCGACAGTCAAGGTAGTGCCGCAGGGCTATCACTACACGGTCGAGAGCTTCGGCCGCTTTACGCGCACGCTAACGCCGGGTTTGCATTTCCTTGTTCCCATGGTCGAGCGGGTCGGCCATCACGTCAACGTCAAGGAGCAGGTGATCGACATCCCGAGCCAGGACGTCATCACGCGTGACAACGCCATGGTACGCGTCGACGGCGTCGCCTTCTTCCAGGTTCTCAACGCTGCCAAGTCGGCCTACGAGGTCGACAACCTCGAGCACGCCATCGTCAATCTGACCATGACCAACATCCGTACCGTCATGGGCTCGATGGACCTCGACGACCTGCTCTCCAACCGCGACAAGATCAACGCCCAGCTCCTCACCGTCGTCGACCAAGCGACGGAGTCTTGGGGCGTCAAGGTCACGCGCATCGAGATCAAGGATATCGCCCCGCCACGCGACCTGATCGACGCTATGGCGCGGCAGATGAAGGCCGAGCGAGAGAAGCGCGCACAGATCCTCGAAAGCGAGGGCCTCCGTGCCGCCGCGATCCTGAAGGCCGAAGGCGAAAAGCAGGCCGTGGTGCTCGAGGCCGAGGGCCGGCGCGAAGCGGCATACAGGGATGCTGAGGCCCGCGAGCGCGAGGCCGAGGCAGAAGCCAAGGCGACCGCAGTTGTCTCCGACGCCATTGCCAAGGGTAACGTGCAGGCGATCAACTACTTCGTCGCCAACAACTACGTGAAGGCGCTCGAGGAGTTGGCCAAGGCCCCGAACCAAAAGATCATCATGATGCCGCTCGAGGCGTCATCGGTGATCGGCTCGCTTGCCGGCCTGGCACAGATCACGGGCGAGGCCTTCGGGCCCAAGCCATCCCAGCCGCCCACGCCGACGGGCCGTGGTGGCAGCGTTCCCTCGTCCCGGGGCTAA
- the hemH gene encoding ferrochelatase: MLTKADETTRPDRSHWPQAHPDVQHGRVGVLLLNLGTPDGTDYWSMRRYLKEFLSDERVIEEPKWKWWPILNLIILTVRPGRKGRDYATIWNNERDEGPLKTITRSQADKLAERLAAHPNVVVDWAMRYANPTTESRIQALFEAGCDRILLMPLYPQYAAATTATAADHAFRALMKMRWQPAVRVAPPYHDDPVYIDRLAASMRRSLDALDFEPERIIATFHGMPEKYFAKGDPYHCQCQKTSRLLREKLGWPEDRWLTTFQSRFGNDPWLQPYTDKTVERLAAEGVKRLALVAPGFSADCLETLEELDGENRHIFEGGGGEKFAYLPALNDSDAGVDVIEAVVRRELSGWI; the protein is encoded by the coding sequence ATGCTGACCAAAGCAGACGAAACCACGAGGCCCGACCGCAGCCACTGGCCCCAGGCCCATCCCGATGTCCAGCACGGACGCGTGGGCGTTCTGCTGCTCAACCTCGGCACGCCGGATGGTACCGACTATTGGTCGATGCGCCGCTACCTAAAGGAGTTCCTCTCGGACGAGCGCGTCATCGAAGAGCCGAAGTGGAAATGGTGGCCGATCCTGAACCTGATCATCCTGACCGTGCGGCCGGGCCGCAAGGGACGCGATTACGCAACGATCTGGAACAACGAGCGCGACGAAGGCCCTCTCAAGACCATCACGCGCTCGCAGGCCGACAAGCTCGCCGAGCGGCTCGCCGCGCATCCGAACGTGGTCGTCGATTGGGCCATGCGCTACGCCAACCCGACCACCGAGAGCCGCATTCAGGCGCTTTTCGAGGCCGGCTGCGACCGCATTCTGCTAATGCCGCTCTATCCACAATACGCCGCCGCAACGACCGCAACCGCCGCCGACCATGCCTTCCGCGCCCTCATGAAGATGCGCTGGCAACCCGCCGTCCGGGTTGCGCCGCCCTACCACGACGATCCGGTTTACATCGACCGCTTGGCGGCCTCGATGCGTCGCAGCCTCGACGCCCTTGATTTCGAGCCCGAGCGCATCATCGCCACCTTCCACGGCATGCCGGAGAAGTACTTCGCCAAGGGAGACCCTTACCACTGCCAGTGCCAGAAAACGTCCCGCCTGCTACGCGAAAAGCTCGGCTGGCCAGAGGACCGCTGGCTGACCACGTTCCAGTCGCGCTTCGGCAACGATCCGTGGCTGCAGCCCTACACCGACAAGACGGTGGAGCGCTTGGCCGCGGAAGGCGTGAAGCGCCTCGCACTCGTGGCGCCGGGCTTCTCGGCCGATTGCCTCGAGACGCTCGAGGAGCTCGACGGCGAGAACCGCCACATCTTCGAAGGCGGCGGAGGGGAGAAGTTCGCCTACCTGCCGGCTCTGAATGACAGTGACGCGGGCGTTGACGTTATCGAGGCCGTCGTGCGCCGCGAGCTCTCGGGCTGGATCTGA
- a CDS encoding CHAD domain-containing protein, which yields MAFRLKIDEPIAKGFRRIGVEQIDRARRQLASATDPATEIHEARKAIKRIRALLRLGREGLGDEVFRNENTAFRSIAASLASARDDHVLLQTLAKLAAEEPGNGTEPALDSLKTAILNVRARASDGEDSDDGRTEADAGLEQARRRFRKLKLEPDSFATLERGFVRNYRKAMACGEAAYAVETDDAFHEWRKCVQTFWRHLVLFSRAWPSLFQAHIEATRELSQILGDDHDLALLRQKLAELAGVVSPHDAETIDTLISARQAGLRRAARPRGEIIFAERPKAIGRRIAAVWEGAVKLRHADAHDEAPDAELLRPQEQVEQRG from the coding sequence ATGGCTTTTCGATTGAAGATCGACGAACCGATAGCAAAAGGCTTCCGCCGCATCGGGGTTGAGCAGATCGACCGCGCACGTCGTCAGCTCGCCTCCGCGACCGATCCCGCCACGGAGATCCACGAGGCCCGGAAAGCCATCAAGCGCATCCGCGCCCTGTTGCGCCTGGGGCGCGAGGGCCTGGGAGATGAGGTCTTCCGCAACGAGAACACCGCGTTCCGCTCGATAGCCGCCTCCCTGGCCTCCGCCCGCGACGACCACGTGCTGCTGCAAACCTTGGCGAAGCTCGCAGCCGAGGAGCCTGGCAACGGAACCGAGCCGGCGCTAGACAGCCTCAAGACTGCGATTCTGAACGTCCGAGCCCGTGCTTCCGACGGCGAGGACTCGGATGACGGCCGTACCGAGGCAGACGCGGGCCTCGAACAGGCCCGGCGCAGATTCCGCAAGCTGAAGCTCGAACCCGACAGCTTCGCGACGCTGGAGCGTGGCTTTGTCCGCAACTACAGAAAAGCCATGGCCTGCGGCGAAGCGGCCTACGCTGTAGAAACGGACGACGCATTCCACGAATGGCGCAAGTGCGTGCAAACCTTCTGGCGGCATCTCGTGCTTTTCTCGCGCGCTTGGCCGTCACTTTTCCAGGCGCATATCGAAGCCACCCGCGAGTTGTCACAGATCCTTGGCGACGATCATGACCTCGCGCTTCTGCGGCAGAAGCTCGCCGAGCTGGCAGGCGTCGTCTCTCCTCACGACGCGGAAACGATCGACACGCTGATTAGCGCCCGCCAAGCCGGCCTGCGACGAGCTGCAAGACCACGCGGTGAAATCATTTTCGCTGAGCGGCCGAAAGCGATCGGGCGGCGCATAGCAGCCGTATGGGAGGGTGCGGTGAAGCTCCGCCACGCTGACGCCCACGACGAGGCACCCGACGCCGAGCTTCTGCGGCCCCAAGAGCAGGTCGAGCAGCGCGGTTGA
- a CDS encoding DUF1499 domain-containing protein, with translation MLAIPEREPATSRWATRAALFAFGLLVTAAFLFRLFGMPTPVAYNLAAVAMGVAVLSIACAAVAALIIWRTGRPGTARVLFAVCLSLGLIAVPVVFAMWLRDYPLINDVTTDFQNPPAFLAVAKLRGPGDNDVGYRARSAEAQKLAYPDIRPMRIDRPSEEAYALVVDAVKRLKMEIVREDPPDPEAGTPGAIEAVDRTLVMGLYEDVAVRVVGDGESARVDIRSASRFGRADMGANAEGVRELTKEIQARVDATMPTAEDARETRRAKQEKAGGPKSDRRRRSRDRER, from the coding sequence ATGCTCGCCATTCCCGAGAGAGAACCGGCCACGAGCCGCTGGGCCACGCGTGCGGCGTTGTTCGCGTTCGGCCTCCTCGTTACGGCGGCGTTCCTGTTCCGGCTGTTCGGAATGCCGACGCCGGTCGCCTACAACCTCGCGGCGGTGGCGATGGGCGTTGCCGTGCTTTCGATCGCGTGCGCAGCGGTTGCGGCGCTGATCATCTGGCGCACGGGCCGTCCGGGAACGGCGCGGGTGTTGTTCGCGGTATGCCTCAGCCTCGGACTCATCGCCGTGCCCGTGGTGTTCGCCATGTGGTTGCGCGATTATCCGCTGATCAACGATGTCACGACCGACTTCCAAAATCCGCCGGCGTTCCTTGCCGTGGCAAAGCTGCGAGGGCCGGGCGACAACGATGTCGGTTATCGTGCGCGCTCGGCCGAGGCGCAGAAGCTCGCTTATCCCGACATCCGGCCTATGCGCATCGATCGCCCGAGCGAGGAGGCCTACGCGCTCGTCGTCGACGCGGTCAAACGGCTCAAGATGGAGATCGTGCGCGAGGACCCGCCGGATCCTGAGGCGGGGACGCCCGGCGCCATCGAGGCCGTGGACCGTACGCTCGTGATGGGTCTTTACGAGGATGTTGCAGTCCGCGTCGTTGGTGACGGGGAGAGCGCACGCGTTGACATCCGCTCGGCGTCGCGCTTCGGTCGCGCCGACATGGGCGCGAACGCCGAAGGCGTGCGCGAGCTCACCAAGGAGATCCAGGCGCGCGTCGATGCCACCATGCCGACGGCCGAGGATGCCCGCGAAACGCGGCGCGCTAAGCAGGAGAAAGCTGGCGGTCCCAAGTCGGATCGCCGTCGCAGGTCACGAGACCGCGAGCGATGA
- a CDS encoding MBL fold metallo-hydrolase, whose protein sequence is MTHELTFNTAMQFAYGEPAPVSPGIVRIVAENPSPLTFKGTNTYLLGMTELAVIDPGPKNEAHLAAILKAAGGRPIRQIIVTHAHRDHVDGADALKDATGAPILGYGRETFAPVGPETTPQGAEFIDYVFVPDVKIADGDVIAEKEWRLEAIHTPGHAPDHLAFALAGRNIIFSGDHVMAWNTTLVAPPEGSMADYVESLSRMLVRPESVYLPGHGGRLEDAQRTVRAYLLHRRWREEQVLEAIREGVGTIQSIVPVIYPTIDRKLTSAAALSVQAHVEHLIARGLVTCDGDPTWDRQLSPA, encoded by the coding sequence ATGACCCACGAGCTCACCTTCAACACCGCAATGCAGTTCGCCTACGGCGAACCGGCTCCGGTCAGCCCCGGCATCGTGCGCATCGTGGCCGAAAATCCGAGCCCGTTAACCTTCAAGGGCACCAACACGTATCTTCTGGGCATGACGGAGCTTGCCGTCATCGATCCCGGCCCGAAGAACGAGGCCCACCTCGCCGCCATCCTGAAAGCTGCCGGCGGACGGCCGATCCGCCAGATCATTGTCACGCACGCGCACCGCGACCACGTCGACGGCGCCGACGCACTGAAAGATGCAACGGGCGCGCCAATCCTCGGTTACGGCCGCGAGACGTTCGCGCCCGTCGGCCCCGAGACCACGCCGCAAGGCGCCGAGTTCATCGACTACGTCTTCGTGCCCGACGTGAAGATTGCCGACGGCGACGTCATCGCGGAGAAGGAATGGCGTCTCGAAGCCATCCACACGCCGGGACACGCGCCGGACCACCTCGCCTTCGCGCTCGCCGGCCGCAACATCATCTTTTCAGGCGACCACGTGATGGCCTGGAACACGACGCTCGTCGCGCCGCCCGAAGGCTCCATGGCCGACTACGTCGAGTCCCTCTCCCGGATGCTCGTGCGGCCCGAAAGCGTCTACCTGCCCGGCCACGGTGGCCGCCTCGAGGACGCGCAGCGCACAGTGCGCGCCTATCTCCTCCATCGCCGCTGGCGCGAGGAGCAGGTGTTGGAAGCCATCCGCGAGGGCGTCGGCACCATTCAGTCCATCGTGCCGGTGATCTATCCGACCATCGACCGCAAGCTGACCAGCGCCGCTGCGCTTTCGGTGCAAGCCCACGTCGAGCATCTCATCGCTCGCGGTCTCGTGACCTGCGACGGCGATCCGACTTGGGACCGCCAGCTTTCTCCTGCTTAG